Proteins found in one Plasmodium sp. gorilla clade G2 genome assembly, chromosome: 14 genomic segment:
- a CDS encoding chromatin assembly factor 1 P55 subunit, putative produces the protein MKKLGNNINNINDNNQNEEAQHNYLGSNIDNYKYWQYNTILLYNVIMIYTCEWPSLFIEWLPKVYKNDEEYAYQDLILGTYTTEKNNYILILEVTLPSEEFSYSSFYYEKINDYRHNFCNDTSKNFRIKNKIYHESEINKISCYPENTDIVACFCSDGNINIFNINDYYNKDDENEIKNDNILTFDKTLKGHLYQGWGLEWDDKNNYISSCGDDSYLCIWDMNTSDKIMYPIVKYFNHNIPLQDCCWNDNNVLSVSENGHINIYDIRNKTVVNSICATNYTLNTIDVNPHNQNIFATGGTNKEIDLWDMRFTNKSLHRIISQKETIIKLKWDKFQPGILSSSTSDKFIYFFDTNKIGIEQTYEDSQDGPPELIFIHGGHSSNILDYSLNNSYSMMISSISEDNTLHIWQPSKQAYEDASDTYDDTEVE, from the exons atgaaaaagttgggtaataatataaacaatataaatgataataatcagAATGAGGAAGCACAACATAATTATTTAGGTTcaaatatagataattataaatattggcaatataatactatattattatacaatgttattatgatatatactTGTGAATGGccttctttatttattgagTGGTTACCCAAAGTATACAA AAATGATGAAGAGTATGCTTATCAAGATTTAATACTGGGAACATATACGACAGAGAAGAATAactacatattaatattggag gTAACACTTCCCAGTGAAGAGTTTTCATATTCTAGCTTTTATTATGAGAAGATTAACGACTATAGGCACAATTTTTGTAACGACACAAGCAAAAATTTCAGGATAAAGAATAAGATATACCATGAAagtgaaataaataaaataagttgTTACCCCGAGAATACAGATATTGTTGCATGTTTTTGTTCAgatggaaatataaatatatttaatataaatgattattataataaggaTGATGAAAACGAAATaaagaatgataatatattaacatttgATAAAACATTAAAAGGTCATTTATATCAAGGATGGGGATTAGAATgggatgataaaaataattatatatcttcATGTGGTGATGATTCctatttatgtatatggGATATGAATACAAGTGATAAAATAATGTATCCAAtagttaaatattttaatcatAATATTCCTTTACAAGATTGTTGTtggaatgataataatgtttTAAGTGTATCAGAAAAtggacatataaatatatatgatatacgTAATAAAACTGTAGTCAATTCTATTTGTGCTACTAATTATACTTTAAATACTATTGATGTAAATCCTcataatcaaaatatttttgcaACAGGTGGaacaaataaagaaatagatCTATGGGATATGCGTTTTACAAATAAATCATTACATAGAATTATTTCACAAAAAGAAACTATTATCAAATTAAAATGGGATAAATTCCAACCAGGTATTTTATCATCTTCAACTAgtgataaatttatttatttttttgatactAATAAAATTGGTATTGAACAAACTTATGAAGATTCACAAGATGGACCACCAGAACTTATTTTCATTCATGGTGGTCATTCATCAAATATATTGGACTATTCCCTGAATAATTCATATTCGAtg ATGATTTCCTCTATCAGTGAGGATAACACGCTTCACATTTGGCAACCTTCCAAGCAAGCTTATGAAGATGCATCAGATACATACGACGATACAGAAGTggaatga